In Eupeodes corollae chromosome 3, idEupCoro1.1, whole genome shotgun sequence, a single genomic region encodes these proteins:
- the LOC129952323 gene encoding juvenile hormone esterase-like codes for MITLCFAFLIAIDYTSAVKVSTSLGDISGSILTSRLGEDFYAFRGIRYAQSPKGDLRFQNPKPVEPWAPEIFDATSDGPRCPQPLQSKLNSAEESEDCLRLNIYSKNLNSIGFKPVVIYIHGGRFIEFSGESLKFAGPQILMDRDIVLVTFNYRLGSLGFLATGTADAPGNAGLKDQVAAFRWVKDHIHNFGGDSSSITLLGYDAGSISIGLHLVSPMTKGLFHRAIAMSGSAVSYWNYPFELLDSAKKLANSLKCPTNVLESMMKCLKESPQIKNNIDEFGQAVIERNFGQERFILEDPLISFKNGNFHMVPLIIGMTKDEVVDIVKFRLKNISDVQLSNDRFWKEPVLKLFQYSSNSTKSSEISAILKKGYLEQHQSTMGLIEPLAKMMSDRVIGFPVHRFAHLAARFVPVYYYMFSYEGRYSYLKRSKGSFHYDDLQYLFYNLNMAPMFSKLDPEHKIIERLTAMWARFAETGDPNIWNLKWETLELHKQNYLDIGDEPVMKENFLLERFGLWDRLFPLD; via the exons ATGATTACACTCTGTTTCGCGTTTCTTATCGCCATAGACTATACTTCCGCAGTTAAAGTTTCCACTAGTTTGGGTGACATAAGTGGTTCAATATTAACCTCGCGCTTGGGTGAAGATTTCTATGCTTTCCGTGGCATTCGCTATGCCCAATCGCCAAAGGGTGATCTTCGTTTTCAAAATCCTAAGCCAGTAGAACCATGGGCACCAGAAATTTTTGATGCTACTAGTGATGGCCCACGATGCCCTCAACCTCTTCAAAGCAAATTAAACTCAGCAGAGGAATCTGAAGATTGTTTACGcctaaatatttattcaaaaaatcttaattctATTGGGTTCAAGCCAGTTGTAATTTATATCCATGGTGGCAGATTTATTGAATTCTCTGGGGAAAGTTTGAAGTTTGCCGGGCCACAGATACTAATGGATCGTGATATTGTTTTAGTAACGTTTAATTATCGTTTGGGTTCATTGGGATTTCTTGCCACTGGAACTGCAGATGCCCCAGGAAATGCTGGTTTAAAGGATCAAGTTGCTGCTTTTAGATGGGTTAAGGACCACATAcacaattttggaggtgactcAAGCTCAATAACGTTGCTTGGCTATGATGCTGGAAGTATCAGTATAGGGCTTCATCTGGTATCACCTATGACTAAGGGATTATTCCACAGAGCTATTGCTATGAGTGGATCGGCGGTATCCTATTGGAACTATCCTTTTGAACTATTAGATTCAGCAAAGAAGCTTGCCAATTCCTTAAAGTGTCCAACAAATGTTTTGGAATCTATGATGAAATGTCTCAAAGAG aGCCCACAaatcaagaacaatattgatgAATTTGGACAAGCGGTTATAGAAAGGAATTTTGGACAGGAGCGATTTATTTTAGAAGATCCATtgatatcatttaaaaatggaaattttcatATGGTTCCACTTATAATAGGGATGACGAAGGATGAAGTGGTTGATATTGTTAAAT TCcgacttaaaaatatatctgatGTCCAACTATCAAATGATCGATTTTGGAAAGAACCTGTCTTAAAATTATTCCAATATTCAAGTAACTCAACAAAATCAAGTGAAATCAGTGCGATTTTAAAGAAAGGATACCTTGAGCAACATCAAAGCACTATGGGACTTATCGAACCACTTGCGAAG ATGATGAGTGATAGGGTAATTGGCTTCCCTGTGCATAGGTTTGCACATCTTGCGGCAAGATTTGTACCAGTTTACTATTATATGTTTTCCTATGAAGGCAGGTACAGTTACCTTAAAAGGTCCAAAG GATCTTTTCATTACGATGACCTTCAGTACTTATTTTATAATCTAAATATGGCtccaatgttttcaaaattggatCCAGAGCATAAGATTATTGAGCGTCTCACTGCAATGTGGGCTCGGTTTGCGGAAACTGG AGACCCGAACATTTGGAATTTGAAATGGGAAACACTTGAACTacacaaacaaaactatttagaCATTGGAGATGAACCTGTTATGAAGGAAAATTTTCTGCTCGAACGTTTTGGATTGTGGGATAGACTCTTTCCTTTGGACTGA
- the LOC129952324 gene encoding trichohyalin-like, with the protein MVDSIEFMKKTDNRHIQTNIRFRIKEALRERDFNLSKRKESLKMMLSLEELQQEEELANLFRTRVLENAQKRLDWISTARFERTEAEREFLKLKQIQKELANCEEMRPKESKKITQETKRAQLLQISEKRAMQMKEKEIDKIWFEASMCLEREKEKQRQYENDLRKIIANKTVQVLDGQIEQMKQIKEMENEEKKNEHLRIERENHEDVLRLSFEERHVLRNKIEEGSKQKSHLQSLEAEKIIREEEIRRSEALNNKIINIDQQKEREATKLKRDSDNKSQARYLEYVKDRKSEMNCRNKMLDTALVAHGRQIQAQSQPKTNIPYQKSIR; encoded by the exons ATGGTGGATAGTATTGAATTCATGAAAAAGACTGACAATCGTCACATTCAAACTAATATTCGATTCAGG ATCAAAGAAGCCCTCCGAGAACGAGActtcaatttatcaaaaagaaaagaaag TTTGAAAATGATGTTATCGCTGGAAGAACTTCAGCAAGAGGAGGAATTAGCGAACCTTTTTCGAACTCGAGTGCTAGAAAACGCTCAAAAACGTTTGGATTGGATTTCCACAGCCAGGTTTGAAAGAACTGAAGCTGAGAGGgaatttttgaaactaaaacaaattcaaaaagaacT AGCCAATTGTGAAGAAATGCGTCCCAAGGAAAGTAAAAAGATTACACAAGAAACAAAGAGAGCACAACTAttacaaatttctgaaaaaaggGCCATgcaaatgaaagaaaaagaaatcgaTAAGATTTGGTTTGAAGCTTCGATGTGTTTGGAAAGGGAAAAGGAAAAGCAACGGCAATATGAAAATGACTTACGAAAAATCATTGCAAATAAGACGGTGCAGGTTTTGGATGGTCAAATAGAACAAATGAagcaaattaaagaaatggAAAACGAAGAGAAAAAGAATGAACATCTAAG aattgaaaGAGAAAATCATGAGGATGTCCTTCGGCTTTCTTTTGAAGAGCGACATGTTCTTAGAAACAAAATCGAGGAAGGTTCAAAACAAAAG AGCCACCTTCAATCTTTGGAAGCGGAGAAGATAATTAGAGAAGAAGAAATCCGACGGTCAGAagctttaaacaataaaattattaacatcGATCAGCAAAAGGAAAGAGAggcaacaaaacttaaaaga GATTCGGACAACAAATCACAAGCCAGATACCTGGAATATGTAAAAGATAGAAAGTCCGAAATGAATTGCAGGAACAAAATGCTTGATACT GCCTTGGTGGCACACGGCAGACAGATTCAAGCTCAATCACAACCGAAAACCAACATACCGTACCAAAAATCCAttcgttaa